Proteins encoded within one genomic window of Brachybacterium muris:
- a CDS encoding L-threonylcarbamoyladenylate synthase, with product MARSSQSARYLDIHPVDPQPRLIDQAVHVLQEGGLIAYPTDSCYALGCTLDAREPLERIRRIRQVGKDHHFTLVCADFAQLSQFVIVSNPTFRLVKNSTPGPYTFILPATKEVPRRMAHPKKHTVGVRIPDHRVTHALLEALGEPIVSSTLLLPGQEDPPSEGWVVQDLLGDQLDAIIDSGEVGIEPTTVVNLSAGEVEVARVGAGDPDRF from the coding sequence ATGGCCAGATCCTCGCAATCCGCTCGATACCTCGACATCCACCCGGTGGATCCTCAGCCCCGGTTGATCGACCAGGCCGTGCACGTGCTCCAGGAGGGCGGCCTGATCGCCTACCCCACCGACTCCTGCTACGCCCTGGGCTGCACCCTGGACGCCCGGGAGCCACTGGAGCGGATCCGCCGCATCCGCCAGGTCGGCAAGGACCACCACTTCACCCTGGTCTGCGCGGACTTCGCGCAGCTCAGCCAGTTCGTGATCGTCTCGAACCCCACGTTCCGGCTGGTCAAGAACTCCACCCCCGGGCCCTACACCTTCATCCTGCCGGCCACCAAGGAGGTGCCGCGCCGGATGGCCCACCCCAAGAAGCACACCGTGGGCGTGCGGATCCCCGATCACAGGGTCACCCACGCCCTGCTGGAGGCTCTCGGGGAGCCGATCGTCTCCTCCACCCTCCTTCTGCCGGGTCAGGAGGACCCGCCCTCGGAGGGCTGGGTGGTCCAGGACCTGCTGGGCGATCAGCTCGACGCGATCATCGACTCCGGTGAGGTGGGCATCGAACCCACCACGGTGGTGAACCTCTCCGCCGGTGAGGTCGAGGTGGCGCGGGTGGGCGCGGGGGACCCGGACCGGTTCTGA
- a CDS encoding low molecular weight protein-tyrosine-phosphatase: MTYRILTVCTGNICRSPMAEYALREALEQAGLDDRVEVASVGTTGWEVGNPIDRRATALLEDHGIDTASHRAREMTPQLLADADLIITLDHDHVEPVRRAGDDIAAKQRMMREFDPQVGEDTGIRDPWYGDEEDFEIAWQQITAATDGIIAHVRGELEQREQGQPR, translated from the coding sequence ATGACCTACCGGATCCTCACCGTGTGCACCGGCAACATCTGCCGTTCCCCCATGGCCGAGTACGCCCTGCGCGAGGCCCTGGAGCAGGCCGGACTGGACGACCGGGTCGAGGTCGCCTCCGTCGGCACCACCGGCTGGGAGGTGGGCAACCCCATCGACCGCCGTGCCACAGCCCTGCTGGAGGACCACGGCATCGACACCGCCTCCCACCGGGCACGGGAGATGACCCCGCAGCTGCTGGCCGACGCCGACCTGATCATCACCCTGGACCACGACCACGTCGAGCCCGTGCGCCGTGCCGGTGACGACATCGCCGCCAAGCAGCGCATGATGCGCGAGTTCGACCCGCAGGTGGGGGAGGACACCGGGATCCGCGACCCCTGGTACGGGGACGAGGAGGACTTCGAGATCGCCTGGCAGCAGATCACCGCCGCCACCGACGGCATCATCGCCCACGTGCGCGGCGAGCTCGAGCAGCGCGAGCAGGGACAGCCCCGATGA
- a CDS encoding DUF952 domain-containing protein, with product MPAPLIWHITELSAWDAAVREGWYTRSTRGRTLDEVGFIHACFPEQVSMVAKRVYPDRPGDLVILEIDAARVEAIGTAVDIEADDRGGRGYPHINGPLPISAVVRMRRTKWIGREFVVVA from the coding sequence ATGCCCGCGCCCCTGATCTGGCACATCACCGAGCTGTCCGCCTGGGATGCGGCGGTGAGGGAGGGCTGGTACACGCGCTCCACGCGCGGCCGCACCCTCGACGAGGTCGGCTTCATCCATGCCTGCTTCCCCGAACAGGTCTCCATGGTCGCCAAGCGCGTCTACCCCGACCGGCCGGGGGACCTGGTGATCCTGGAGATCGATGCCGCACGGGTGGAGGCGATCGGCACCGCCGTGGACATCGAGGCCGATGACCGCGGTGGCCGCGGGTACCCGCACATCAACGGCCCGCTGCCGATCAGCGCGGTGGTGCGGATGCGCCGCACCAAGTGGATCGGCCGGGAGTTCGTGGTCGTCGCCTGA
- a CDS encoding GNAT family N-acetyltransferase: MEHSSGGPSAEGQGVRLVHEADRDRYEAVDGTEVVAVLYYADEPPTGAEGGATVRDLRSTIVAPERNGEGLGSLLVRHVLDEARAQGLKVRPTCWFVDGWIGRHPEYADLLASSTEQGSAEGHGGDGR, translated from the coding sequence ATGGAGCACAGCAGTGGTGGACCGTCCGCGGAAGGCCAGGGTGTGCGCCTGGTCCATGAGGCGGACAGGGACCGGTACGAAGCAGTGGACGGCACCGAGGTGGTCGCCGTCCTCTACTACGCGGACGAGCCGCCCACAGGGGCCGAGGGCGGAGCGACGGTGCGGGACCTGCGATCCACGATCGTCGCCCCCGAGCGCAACGGCGAGGGCCTGGGATCGCTCCTGGTGCGCCACGTGCTCGACGAGGCTCGTGCGCAGGGACTGAAGGTGCGTCCCACTTGCTGGTTCGTCGACGGCTGGATCGGTCGCCACCCGGAGTACGCCGACCTGCTCGCATCATCGACGGAGCAGGGCAGCGCCGAGGGCCACGGGGGTGATGGGCGATGA
- a CDS encoding RNA-binding S4 domain-containing protein — MSPHGQAGSQQGASTPGRSGASDGPTTVRLDVWLWSARLFPTRAAATAACRGGHVRRNGDPVKAAQKVTVGDELRVRSPGREKIVVITRILTKRVGAPIAREAYEDHSPEPAPQLLAAPPRRDRGTGRPTKRERRQYERLRGRET; from the coding sequence ATGAGCCCGCACGGCCAGGCCGGATCACAGCAGGGCGCATCGACACCGGGCAGATCCGGTGCATCCGACGGACCGACCACGGTGCGCCTGGACGTGTGGCTGTGGAGCGCGAGACTGTTCCCCACCCGGGCCGCCGCCACCGCCGCCTGCCGAGGCGGCCACGTGCGCCGCAACGGTGACCCCGTCAAGGCCGCGCAGAAGGTCACGGTGGGGGACGAGCTGCGAGTGCGCTCACCGGGCCGGGAGAAGATCGTGGTCATCACCCGTATCCTCACCAAGCGCGTGGGCGCCCCGATCGCGCGTGAGGCATATGAGGACCACAGCCCCGAGCCTGCACCGCAGCTGCTCGCCGCGCCGCCGCGCCGTGACCGCGGTACGGGGCGGCCCACCAAGCGCGAGCGCCGCCAGTACGAGAGACTGCGCGGCCGGGAGACCTGA
- a CDS encoding amidase: protein MTQAPVTPHGAGTPRGALETAAALRDGELDPTTLAEQTLEAARTTGAQVGAFSHVLEELSLAQAASAARSLDAARRTGTLDRLATAFPLLGVPLPIKDLTQVAGQPFGAGSVLLQGNIAEVTDGVAQSLLDAGTVTIGKTTVPEFGFPCYTEPAIGAPARTPWDLRRTAGGSSGGAAAAVASGVVPIAHGTDGGGSVRIPAACCGIVGIKPSRGVVSPGPYGTDGMGLVTDGILARSVRDAAVGLDLIAREHPGDFMPRPGSAGKGGYLAACDQAPGPLRIGVLTEPLAAHTEVHPAALRAVDRAVELLRAMGHEATPVPAPFTPEQWRTFMPLWTVGAAAMDLPAEAEGRLMELTRWLREQGRRYDGVDLARAVSGVQAIARRTGEAFAELDVVLTPALAAPPAFPADIQQSDGADDFDAQCAFTPWTSTWNMTGRAAISVPLHREQIDGVELPFGVQLGATRAGDDALLLALAAQLEQADPWPLVRTPRPS, encoded by the coding sequence ATGACGCAGGCCCCCGTGACGCCGCATGGAGCCGGGACACCGCGTGGAGCCCTCGAGACCGCTGCCGCCCTGCGCGATGGCGAGCTCGATCCGACCACGCTCGCCGAGCAGACCCTTGAGGCCGCCCGCACCACGGGTGCGCAGGTGGGGGCGTTCAGCCACGTGCTGGAGGAGCTCAGCCTCGCCCAGGCCGCCTCGGCTGCGAGGTCCCTGGACGCGGCGCGGCGCACCGGCACCCTGGACCGCCTCGCCACCGCCTTCCCGCTGCTGGGAGTGCCGCTGCCCATCAAGGACCTCACCCAGGTGGCCGGGCAGCCCTTCGGGGCCGGGTCCGTGCTCCTGCAGGGCAACATCGCCGAGGTCACCGACGGGGTGGCCCAGTCGCTGCTGGATGCCGGGACCGTCACCATCGGCAAGACCACCGTCCCCGAGTTCGGCTTCCCCTGCTACACCGAGCCCGCCATCGGTGCCCCCGCCCGCACCCCCTGGGATCTGCGCCGCACCGCCGGCGGATCCAGCGGGGGAGCGGCCGCTGCCGTCGCCTCCGGGGTGGTCCCGATCGCCCATGGCACCGATGGGGGCGGCTCCGTGCGGATCCCCGCAGCATGCTGCGGGATCGTCGGTATCAAGCCCTCCCGCGGCGTGGTCTCGCCCGGCCCGTACGGCACCGACGGGATGGGACTGGTGACCGACGGGATCCTTGCCCGATCCGTGCGCGATGCCGCGGTCGGCCTCGACCTGATCGCCCGCGAGCATCCCGGGGACTTCATGCCCCGTCCCGGCAGTGCAGGGAAAGGCGGCTACCTCGCCGCCTGCGACCAGGCCCCTGGCCCGTTGCGGATCGGCGTGCTCACCGAACCGCTGGCCGCCCACACCGAGGTGCATCCCGCAGCCCTGCGGGCAGTGGACCGCGCCGTGGAGCTGCTGCGCGCCATGGGGCACGAGGCGACACCCGTGCCTGCGCCCTTCACCCCGGAGCAGTGGCGCACCTTCATGCCCCTGTGGACCGTGGGCGCCGCGGCGATGGACCTGCCGGCCGAGGCCGAGGGCCGGCTGATGGAGCTCACCCGCTGGCTGCGCGAGCAGGGGCGTCGATACGACGGCGTGGACCTGGCCCGCGCCGTCTCCGGCGTGCAGGCCATCGCCCGGCGCACCGGCGAGGCCTTCGCCGAGCTCGACGTGGTGCTGACCCCCGCGCTCGCCGCCCCGCCTGCCTTCCCCGCCGACATCCAACAGTCCGACGGCGCAGACGACTTCGACGCCCAGTGCGCATTCACCCCGTGGACCAGCACCTGGAACATGACAGGTCGCGCCGCGATCAGCGTGCCGCTGCACCGCGAGCAGATAGACGGGGTGGAGCTCCCCTTCGGGGTGCAGCTCGGCGCCACCCGCGCCGGGGACGACGCCCTGCTGCTGGCGCTGGCCGCGCAGCTGGAACAGGCCGACCCGTGGCCGCTGGTGCGCACCCCACGACCGTCATGA